One window from the genome of Salisaeta longa DSM 21114 encodes:
- a CDS encoding peptidylprolyl isomerase: MPRLTRLLLILVVFVGGSACTSSPPKAPPRAAVLTDTTLQRLVTAQQARNGAVLRRALQHPSATVRARAALGLASVQDTTALPALFAALADSAEAVRASAAFAVGQLPPARVSAAPLLERLATESSARVLGRLLDALGKTGNASSLAALMQRPVPPEAAADQARAVARYGMRGITDSTATVWVLQHLTSDRPAVRTMAAYAVGRMQDVSAWAAAADAVRGALATYAPSDPAAAYLLRGLGRLAAPEDIGRLVEWTQAGTRWTIRVNAARALAPFADTARVQRALLQLLDDGSTLVAQAAAQTLAGTGAWTPAHSEEVERWIRTHRDWHVIAPLVRGLARNGAPTLVWDRLSDWRANARFWAYAAGVPALGWLPSDTARTVLLAAANHPTVRVAAAAVRSLADRWQRGAPDTTRAAYFRAFAEAVQRRDIATVNAGARPLADARFAALGAADTLAKVYRSLRTPTDIEAMTALLRALGAAPDTAVARPVLRAALRHSHPVIQSAAAQALDTTVTAAPAAVETPPIDWNALQALGPRPRLVLATERGRIVLQLFTPLAPQTVQVITRFVREGRYDNVPFHRVVPNFVVQGGDFARADGWGGPGFFLRSAFTGHGYTRGTLGMASAGKDTEGSQFFITHSMQPHLDGRYTAFGQVLTGQSVVDRLVVGDSILNATVQPTP; encoded by the coding sequence ATGCCTCGATTGACTCGCCTGCTGCTCATCCTCGTCGTTTTTGTTGGCGGCAGTGCCTGCACATCGTCTCCCCCCAAGGCCCCGCCGCGGGCCGCGGTGCTTACCGATACCACGCTGCAGCGCCTCGTAACGGCACAGCAGGCCCGCAACGGCGCCGTGCTGCGCCGGGCACTCCAGCATCCGTCGGCCACGGTACGGGCGCGGGCTGCGCTCGGACTCGCGTCGGTGCAAGACACCACGGCCCTACCGGCGCTTTTCGCTGCGCTCGCGGATTCGGCGGAAGCGGTGCGGGCCTCCGCGGCCTTCGCGGTGGGGCAGCTGCCGCCGGCACGCGTCTCGGCCGCGCCGCTGTTGGAGCGATTGGCAACGGAATCGTCGGCGCGGGTGCTGGGGCGCTTGTTGGATGCCCTTGGCAAAACCGGCAACGCGTCGTCGCTTGCGGCGCTCATGCAACGCCCTGTGCCCCCCGAGGCGGCAGCCGACCAAGCCCGGGCCGTCGCCCGCTATGGCATGCGGGGCATCACCGATTCCACGGCCACCGTGTGGGTGCTGCAGCACCTGACGAGCGACCGTCCGGCGGTGCGAACGATGGCGGCCTACGCGGTGGGGCGCATGCAAGACGTGAGCGCCTGGGCCGCGGCGGCCGATGCCGTGCGCGGCGCGCTGGCCACGTACGCCCCGTCTGATCCCGCGGCGGCCTATCTGCTGCGCGGGCTCGGGCGTCTGGCAGCGCCGGAAGACATCGGCCGTCTGGTGGAATGGACCCAGGCGGGAACGCGGTGGACGATCCGCGTGAACGCGGCCCGCGCGCTTGCGCCGTTTGCTGATACGGCCCGCGTGCAGCGGGCGTTGCTGCAGCTGCTGGACGACGGATCGACGCTCGTGGCGCAGGCGGCCGCACAGACGCTCGCGGGCACTGGGGCGTGGACGCCGGCGCACAGTGAGGAGGTGGAGCGCTGGATTCGTACGCACCGCGACTGGCACGTCATCGCCCCGTTGGTGCGCGGGCTGGCGCGGAACGGCGCGCCCACGCTGGTGTGGGACCGGCTCAGCGACTGGCGGGCGAACGCGCGGTTTTGGGCGTACGCCGCCGGGGTGCCGGCCCTGGGCTGGCTGCCGTCTGATACCGCCCGCACGGTGCTCCTGGCGGCGGCCAATCATCCCACGGTGCGTGTGGCAGCGGCGGCGGTGCGGAGTCTGGCGGATCGCTGGCAACGGGGCGCGCCGGATACCACGCGGGCCGCGTACTTTCGGGCCTTTGCGGAGGCCGTGCAGCGTCGCGACATTGCCACCGTCAACGCTGGCGCCCGGCCCCTGGCCGATGCCCGCTTTGCCGCGCTCGGTGCAGCCGACACCCTCGCAAAGGTCTACCGCTCGCTCCGCACCCCAACCGACATTGAAGCCATGACGGCGCTGCTCCGTGCGTTGGGCGCCGCCCCCGATACGGCCGTTGCCCGTCCGGTGCTGCGTGCGGCCCTGCGGCATTCCCATCCCGTCATTCAGTCGGCCGCCGCGCAGGCCCTCGATACGACGGTGACGGCCGCCCCGGCTGCGGTGGAGACGCCGCCCATCGACTGGAACGCGTTGCAGGCGTTGGGCCCTCGGCCGCGGCTGGTGCTCGCCACCGAGCGCGGGCGCATCGTTCTCCAACTGTTCACGCCGCTCGCTCCGCAGACGGTGCAGGTCATCACGCGCTTCGTCCGCGAAGGCCGCTATGACAACGTTCCGTTTCACCGCGTCGTCCCCAATTTTGTCGTGCAAGGGGGCGACTTTGCGCGGGCCGACGGGTGGGGCGGTCCGGGCTTTTTCTTGCGCAGCGCCTTCACCGGGCACGGCTACACCCGCGGCACGCTGGGCATGGCCAGTGCGGGAAAAGACACCGAGGGCTCACAATTTTTCATTACGCACAGCATGCAGCCGCACCTCGACGGGCGCTACACGGCCTTCGGGCAGGTGCTTACCGGGCAATCGGTGGTGGATCGTTTGGTGGTGGGCGACTCAATTCTGAACGCTACCGTACAGCCCACGCCGTA
- a CDS encoding Eco57I restriction-modification methylase domain-containing protein — protein MPTPILFDKAVDNRSLFSDHYLAERFPERDDVQALHDDADAAYADVCALYAKHAAHTRNWNESQTEDQFIRPVLDILGWAREVQPHAQRQGRRGRPDYALFRSAERKETARQQSNDDATDLFRYADAVADAKYWGRPLDGPAPAPGRDGRAKMRQENPSFQIIDYVTLTGVAWGVLTNGSHWRLYYEKAPSRLETYLEINLEHICRLAQGTAEEQSEARHAFRLFYALFRAAAHTPTPQGPTFLEDVYAASDRYAEELEAELKDRIFDQVFLELATGLYENHRREHNPDDPEADLEAVYRATLRLLYRLLFLLYAESRTLLPLDNPGYQKHSLTRLATRAQRALAGGSPLSDRHSDFWNDLQALVRTIDKGDPTFDVPAYNGGLFDTTNPANAFLDDHTIGQRYIVRALVNLTAVDPHTNPTGPQVDYKALDVRQLGSIYEGLLEHRLVRTDDGALDLQTDKGERKKTGSYYTPHYIVEYIVEHTLGPIVERRIEQFAAAMARIAEIMDGRAPTDRGVRAKLDTPRRKALNALLTVRVCDPAMGSGHFLVHAADYLAEQFAQILSRYPENNPVTEYLAEIRERILQSLQRQGISPEAISASTRLRDTSLLKRLVMKRCIYGVDLNPMAVELAKVSLWLHSFTVGAPLSFLDHHLKAGNSLIGADVEAVMDAIQSDLFGNIRGEILRGTQFLQDAAFNTDATLTDVEESATAFRAYQDKMAPYKRLLDLWTAQHFDAPKGRTLVRDYAREVIEAYRTDGGAVLEEFPDTVATAERVAQEKRVFHWQLEFPEVYYDLDSSKRRSNPGFDAVIGNPPYVRMEAFKDMKHFLRSKYDVYAERMDLYGYFVEQAVGLLAHGQRLGFIVSNKWMRANYGTPIQELIKEYATVQQAIDFGDLPVFQATVYPLILILSKGTDPDAQGCSAQIPHLAFDSLNTIVNQVGVSFSQAQLHEIGWALLGNPGLDVVAKMKTQAVPLREYVGGSPLRGIVSGLNDAFIISRETRDRLIDRDEKSEEVLYPVRTGRDVRRYALRDPGTYLIYTKHGVDIDRYPAIKAHLQAFRSDLEGRATDQEWYELQQPQAAYEEAFKQPKIINPDLAEKGRFHLDRKGIFPTNKIYSLPTDDAYLLAILNSQLADFYLKATSVQYRGDYLQLLGQFVEQVPIRDIAFTTPADERTAHAEAAIAAYEAARDADAGPTVYAVLEAVDAHLTADPERADVVHDLLAHLAREMTRLKAERSTYHLDLTDYVPEPTAATGRPLVDFGRYQPVPGVQQSMLAATAATYDGLRIGTLSATRTDAAVTLRATARYKPAADDDLPDDALDRWGYHETDPVDVCTLHGCTDLEAALVVHWIDVLNAHGSGYGGYRDNATKTISLLDRLHAARFPDPTDDAIARQLRPFLNNAAEAARLDRHLAFTDALIDRIVYRLYGLTDEEVAVVEGRG, from the coding sequence GTGCCCACACCCATACTGTTCGACAAAGCCGTCGACAACCGCAGCCTGTTCTCCGACCACTACCTCGCCGAGCGCTTCCCGGAACGAGATGACGTACAGGCGCTCCACGACGATGCGGACGCGGCATATGCCGATGTCTGCGCGCTGTACGCGAAGCACGCGGCGCACACAAGAAACTGGAACGAGAGCCAGACGGAGGATCAGTTCATCCGGCCGGTGCTCGACATCCTCGGATGGGCCCGCGAGGTGCAGCCGCATGCGCAACGCCAGGGCCGCCGGGGACGCCCCGACTATGCCCTCTTCCGCTCGGCCGAGCGCAAAGAAACCGCCCGCCAGCAATCCAATGACGATGCAACGGACCTCTTTCGTTACGCCGATGCCGTCGCCGACGCCAAGTACTGGGGCCGCCCGCTCGATGGCCCGGCGCCCGCTCCCGGCCGCGACGGCCGCGCAAAGATGCGCCAGGAAAACCCGTCGTTCCAGATCATTGACTACGTCACCCTCACCGGCGTCGCATGGGGCGTACTCACCAACGGCTCTCACTGGCGGCTCTACTACGAAAAGGCCCCGTCCCGCCTCGAAACGTACCTGGAGATCAACCTCGAACACATCTGCCGCCTGGCCCAGGGCACGGCCGAGGAACAGTCCGAAGCCCGGCACGCCTTCCGCCTATTTTATGCGCTGTTCCGCGCCGCCGCGCACACCCCAACCCCCCAAGGCCCCACCTTCCTGGAGGATGTGTACGCCGCCTCCGACCGCTACGCCGAGGAGCTGGAGGCCGAACTCAAAGATCGCATCTTCGATCAGGTCTTTCTCGAACTGGCCACCGGACTGTACGAAAATCATCGCCGCGAGCACAATCCAGACGACCCCGAAGCCGATCTGGAGGCCGTCTACCGTGCCACGCTGCGCCTGCTCTACCGGCTGTTGTTCCTCCTATACGCCGAATCGCGCACCCTGCTGCCACTCGACAATCCCGGCTACCAGAAGCACAGCCTCACCCGCCTCGCCACCCGCGCCCAACGCGCCCTGGCCGGCGGCAGCCCGCTCAGCGATCGCCACTCCGATTTCTGGAACGACCTCCAGGCGCTCGTGCGCACCATCGACAAGGGCGACCCCACATTCGATGTGCCGGCGTACAACGGCGGCCTGTTCGACACCACCAATCCGGCCAACGCCTTTCTCGACGACCACACCATCGGCCAACGCTACATCGTCCGCGCGCTCGTCAACCTCACCGCTGTTGACCCCCACACCAACCCCACCGGGCCGCAGGTGGATTACAAGGCGCTGGACGTCCGCCAGCTCGGCTCCATCTACGAAGGGCTGCTCGAACACCGCCTGGTGCGCACCGACGACGGAGCGCTCGACCTGCAAACGGACAAGGGCGAGCGCAAAAAGACCGGATCGTACTACACGCCGCATTACATCGTGGAGTACATCGTGGAGCACACGCTCGGCCCTATCGTGGAGCGCCGCATCGAGCAATTTGCTGCGGCCATGGCGCGCATCGCGGAGATCATGGACGGACGGGCCCCCACCGACCGCGGCGTCCGGGCCAAGCTCGACACGCCGCGTCGCAAGGCCCTCAACGCGCTGCTGACTGTGCGCGTGTGCGACCCGGCGATGGGCTCCGGCCACTTCCTCGTGCACGCGGCCGACTATCTCGCCGAACAGTTCGCACAGATCCTTAGCCGCTACCCGGAAAACAACCCGGTCACGGAATATCTGGCGGAGATCCGCGAACGCATCCTGCAAAGCCTCCAGCGCCAAGGCATTAGCCCCGAGGCCATTTCGGCCAGCACCCGCCTGCGCGATACGTCGCTCCTGAAGCGCCTCGTCATGAAGCGCTGCATCTACGGCGTGGACCTCAACCCGATGGCGGTGGAACTGGCCAAGGTGAGCCTGTGGCTGCACTCGTTCACCGTGGGCGCACCGCTTTCCTTCCTCGACCATCACCTGAAGGCGGGCAACTCGCTGATTGGGGCCGATGTGGAGGCCGTGATGGATGCCATTCAGAGCGACCTGTTCGGCAACATTCGCGGCGAGATACTGCGCGGCACCCAGTTCTTGCAGGACGCGGCCTTTAACACGGATGCGACGCTCACGGATGTTGAAGAAAGCGCGACGGCGTTCCGCGCGTATCAGGACAAGATGGCGCCGTACAAGCGGCTGCTGGATCTGTGGACGGCGCAGCACTTCGACGCGCCCAAGGGCCGTACGCTGGTGCGCGATTATGCCCGTGAGGTGATCGAAGCGTACCGAACGGACGGCGGTGCGGTGCTGGAGGAATTTCCGGACACGGTAGCCACGGCCGAGCGCGTTGCCCAGGAGAAGCGCGTCTTCCACTGGCAGCTGGAGTTTCCCGAAGTCTATTACGATCTGGACTCCAGCAAACGCCGCTCCAATCCCGGATTTGACGCGGTGATTGGGAATCCGCCGTATGTGCGCATGGAAGCATTCAAAGACATGAAGCACTTCCTACGGAGCAAATACGACGTGTACGCCGAGCGGATGGATCTCTACGGCTACTTTGTTGAGCAAGCCGTTGGACTCTTGGCTCACGGACAGCGCCTCGGATTTATCGTGTCGAACAAGTGGATGCGGGCCAATTACGGAACGCCCATTCAAGAACTGATCAAAGAATATGCGACCGTTCAGCAGGCGATTGATTTTGGTGACCTGCCTGTGTTCCAGGCCACCGTGTATCCACTGATCCTCATTCTTTCGAAAGGCACCGATCCCGATGCACAAGGCTGTTCTGCACAGATCCCTCATCTGGCGTTCGATAGCCTGAACACAATCGTGAATCAGGTTGGCGTCTCCTTCTCGCAAGCACAACTCCACGAAATCGGCTGGGCACTTCTTGGCAATCCCGGCCTCGACGTCGTTGCGAAGATGAAGACGCAAGCCGTCCCGCTTCGGGAGTACGTTGGTGGATCGCCTCTCCGTGGAATCGTCAGCGGGTTAAACGATGCTTTCATCATTAGCCGGGAAACGCGAGACCGCCTGATTGACAGAGATGAAAAAAGTGAAGAGGTTCTCTATCCAGTTCGAACGGGACGCGACGTTCGGCGCTACGCACTGCGCGATCCGGGAACCTATCTGATCTACACGAAGCACGGCGTTGACATCGACCGATACCCGGCCATTAAAGCGCATTTGCAAGCGTTTCGGTCGGATCTTGAAGGCCGCGCCACCGATCAGGAATGGTACGAATTGCAGCAGCCGCAGGCAGCCTACGAGGAGGCTTTCAAACAGCCGAAGATCATCAATCCAGACCTGGCGGAGAAAGGACGATTCCATCTGGACCGGAAAGGCATTTTCCCGACGAACAAGATCTATTCGCTCCCAACAGATGATGCCTACCTACTCGCCATTCTCAATTCTCAACTCGCCGATTTCTATCTCAAAGCCACCAGTGTTCAGTACCGGGGCGATTATTTGCAATTGCTGGGACAGTTTGTTGAACAAGTCCCCATCCGCGACATCGCCTTCACCACCCCGGCGGACGAACGCACCGCCCACGCCGAAGCCGCCATCGCCGCCTACGAGGCCGCCCGCGATGCCGACGCCGGCCCGACCGTCTACGCCGTGCTGGAGGCCGTTGACGCGCACCTCACCGCCGACCCCGAGCGGGCCGACGTCGTCCACGACCTGCTGGCGCACCTCGCCCGCGAGATGACGCGCCTGAAGGCAGAGCGCAGCACCTACCACCTCGACCTCACCGACTACGTCCCCGAGCCCACCGCCGCCACCGGGCGTCCGCTCGTCGACTTCGGACGCTACCAGCCCGTCCCCGGCGTGCAACAATCCATGCTAGCCGCCACCGCTGCGACCTATGACGGGCTGCGCATCGGCACGCTCTCGGCCACCCGCACCGACGCCGCCGTCACCCTCCGCGCCACCGCCCGCTACAAGCCCGCCGCTGACGACGACCTCCCGGACGACGCGCTGGACCGCTGGGGCTACCACGAAACCGACCCAGTGGACGTCTGCACCCTGCACGGCTGCACCGACCTGGAAGCGGCCCTCGTCGTCCACTGGATCGACGTGCTCAACGCCCACGGCAGCGGCTACGGCGGCTACCGCGACAACGCCACCAAAACCATCTCCCTGCTCGACCGCTTGCACGCCGCCCGCTTCCCCGATCCCACCGACGACGCCATTGCCCGTCAGCTTCGCCCGTTCCTCAACAACGCTGCCGAGGCCGCCCGGCTCGACCGCCACCTCGCCTTCACCGATGCCCTCATCGACCGCATCGTGTACCGCCTCTATGGCCTGACCGATGAGGAGGTTGCGGTGGTGGAGGGGCGGGGGTGA
- a CDS encoding helix-turn-helix domain-containing protein, with amino-acid sequence MANVDPMPGDIEELFEDLEETPEDIASDLMDLVRYQIGRRLEEYGWTQEDLAEAMGVKPPTVSRLLNSENPTLLSIAKMAKALDLAVPVLKFVPKEEMEDQTDEVKSFVCSEKNGAGWWPVTRRRSSHVRNRMREFIQTEVRSAGRVQPPSIEAAEHIPFDTYATLQEQETI; translated from the coding sequence ATGGCCAATGTTGACCCGATGCCCGGCGACATCGAAGAGCTATTCGAGGATTTGGAGGAAACGCCCGAAGACATTGCCTCAGACTTGATGGATCTGGTTCGATATCAGATCGGGCGCCGTCTTGAAGAGTATGGATGGACGCAGGAAGATCTGGCAGAAGCCATGGGAGTAAAACCTCCTACGGTAAGTCGTCTGCTCAACAGCGAGAATCCAACGCTGCTATCTATTGCAAAAATGGCAAAAGCACTCGACTTGGCGGTTCCCGTACTGAAGTTCGTGCCAAAAGAGGAGATGGAAGACCAGACCGACGAAGTGAAGTCGTTTGTCTGTAGCGAAAAGAACGGAGCGGGATGGTGGCCCGTGACGCGGCGGCGTTCGTCGCATGTGCGCAACCGAATGCGCGAGTTCATCCAGACGGAAGTACGATCCGCCGGACGTGTCCAGCCGCCGTCCATTGAAGCAGCTGAGCACATTCCCTTTGACACCTACGCAACGCTGCAAGAGCAAGAAACGATTTAA
- a CDS encoding NAD(P)/FAD-dependent oxidoreductase, with product MSARITPIRADASVRPDAPHVVVVGAGFAGLEAAKALMDAPVQVTVVDKNNYHTFQPLLYEVAMAGLEPDDIAQNVRSVLQGADNVRFRMAAVEQIDTSADTVALSTGDRLAYDYLVLAGGAVSNDFGVPGVADHAFPLKEVTGAVRLRNHVLRQFEAYDQDPERAPEGQLTFTIVGGGPTGVEMAGALVELFDTLNRDFTAFDTRDVARCVLVEMSDRLLGGYDEEIQAYTAQVLRSRGVEVRTGATVEEVTSTAVRFADGPTLPSRTVVWGAGVKANPLAEQIDAERAGGGRLVVSQDLRVPGLPRVFAVGDVAAIADGDDYLPQLAQVAIQSGRHAAAEVRRHVLGVDPEPFAYTDLGQMATIGRNAAVAEFPTGHTMKGAFAWLVWVFIHIAKLVGFRNRLSALVNWAYNYFTYSRSARLILDVNDPSGAAQQEPREEDPQPLREVVG from the coding sequence ATGTCTGCTCGCATTACACCGATTCGTGCGGACGCATCCGTACGCCCCGATGCTCCGCACGTTGTTGTTGTTGGGGCGGGCTTTGCTGGGCTTGAGGCCGCGAAGGCCCTCATGGATGCCCCGGTGCAGGTGACCGTGGTGGACAAGAACAACTATCATACGTTTCAGCCGCTGCTGTACGAAGTAGCCATGGCCGGCCTGGAGCCCGACGACATCGCGCAGAACGTCCGCAGCGTGCTGCAAGGGGCCGACAACGTGCGGTTTCGGATGGCCGCTGTGGAGCAGATCGACACGTCGGCCGACACGGTCGCGCTGTCGACCGGCGATCGCCTGGCGTACGATTATCTTGTGCTTGCAGGGGGTGCGGTGTCCAACGACTTTGGCGTGCCGGGGGTGGCCGACCACGCGTTTCCGTTGAAAGAGGTGACGGGTGCGGTGCGCCTGCGCAACCATGTGTTGCGGCAGTTTGAGGCGTACGACCAAGATCCGGAGCGGGCGCCGGAGGGGCAGCTCACGTTTACCATTGTGGGCGGCGGGCCGACGGGCGTGGAGATGGCGGGGGCGCTGGTGGAGCTGTTCGACACGCTCAACCGCGATTTTACGGCGTTTGACACCCGCGACGTGGCCCGCTGCGTGCTCGTGGAGATGTCGGATCGGCTGCTGGGCGGTTACGATGAAGAGATTCAGGCGTACACGGCGCAGGTGCTGCGCTCGCGCGGCGTTGAGGTGCGCACCGGCGCGACTGTTGAGGAGGTGACGTCCACAGCCGTCCGCTTTGCCGACGGGCCGACGCTGCCAAGTCGCACGGTGGTGTGGGGGGCCGGGGTAAAGGCCAACCCGCTGGCCGAGCAAATCGACGCGGAGCGCGCGGGCGGCGGGCGCTTGGTCGTGTCCCAGGATTTGCGCGTGCCGGGCCTGCCACGTGTGTTTGCGGTGGGCGATGTGGCGGCAATCGCGGACGGAGACGACTACCTGCCGCAGCTCGCGCAGGTGGCCATCCAGTCCGGCCGGCATGCAGCGGCAGAGGTGCGTCGTCACGTGCTGGGCGTCGATCCGGAGCCGTTTGCATACACCGATCTGGGGCAGATGGCCACCATTGGGCGCAACGCGGCCGTGGCGGAGTTCCCGACCGGCCATACCATGAAGGGGGCGTTTGCCTGGCTCGTGTGGGTGTTCATTCACATTGCCAAGCTGGTGGGCTTCCGCAATCGCCTCAGCGCGCTTGTGAACTGGGCGTACAATTACTTCACGTACAGCCGCAGCGCGCGCCTCATCCTGGACGTCAACGATCCGTCCGGTGCGGCACAGCAAGAGCCCCGCGAAGAAGATCCCCAACCGCTGCGTGAGGTGGTCGGATAG
- a CDS encoding D-alanine--D-alanine ligase family protein, whose translation MDSSPTRVGVVLGGVAPEHEVSVISALQAAHALDRDRYAPLPLYIAKDGTWYTGDALLDVATYRDQARLRDGATPLVVQPDGHGRLVLWERPDAVPAWRAARRFTVDVMLLGLHGGAGEDGGLQGLCETFNVPYTGSGVLGSAVGMDKVLSKKLCRTAGVPVVDFVSLREDDWAYQEEARLDECAAALGYPVIVKPARCGSSIGIAKATTREALDAAIEDAFRYDDKVIVERAVTALREINCAVLGDQHEVTTSVLEEPVASEDAAVLSFKDKYMREQNGSDKAGGAKQGPAAEGMAALDRIIPAELSAERTKEIQDMAQTVFQLFECAGVARIDFMIDEATDALYFNEINTIPGSFSFYLWEPSGVPFDELVHRMIEIAQRRHRERNGRVRTYDVNLLAARDLGGLKGSKTQRE comes from the coding sequence GTGGATTCCTCACCAACCCGCGTGGGCGTTGTGCTGGGCGGGGTGGCGCCCGAGCACGAAGTCTCCGTCATCTCTGCGCTCCAGGCGGCGCACGCGCTCGATCGTGACCGCTACGCCCCCCTCCCGCTCTACATTGCCAAAGACGGCACCTGGTACACGGGCGATGCGCTGCTCGATGTGGCCACCTACCGCGATCAGGCGCGCCTGCGCGACGGGGCCACGCCGCTGGTGGTGCAGCCGGACGGCCACGGGCGCCTCGTGCTGTGGGAACGCCCCGATGCGGTGCCCGCCTGGCGCGCGGCCCGCCGGTTTACCGTCGACGTAATGCTGCTGGGGTTGCACGGCGGCGCGGGCGAGGACGGCGGGCTGCAGGGCCTCTGCGAGACGTTCAACGTGCCGTACACCGGCAGCGGCGTGCTGGGCTCGGCGGTGGGCATGGACAAGGTGCTGTCGAAGAAGCTGTGCCGCACAGCCGGCGTTCCGGTCGTCGACTTTGTGAGCCTGCGCGAGGACGACTGGGCATATCAGGAGGAGGCGCGGCTCGACGAGTGCGCGGCGGCGCTTGGCTATCCGGTCATCGTGAAGCCGGCCCGCTGCGGCTCGTCCATTGGCATTGCGAAGGCAACCACCCGCGAGGCGCTCGATGCGGCCATTGAGGATGCCTTTCGCTACGACGACAAGGTCATCGTGGAGCGGGCCGTTACGGCGCTGCGCGAGATCAACTGCGCGGTGCTGGGCGATCAGCACGAGGTGACGACGAGCGTGCTGGAGGAGCCGGTCGCTTCGGAGGATGCGGCGGTGCTCTCGTTCAAGGACAAGTACATGCGGGAGCAGAACGGATCAGACAAAGCGGGCGGCGCGAAGCAGGGGCCGGCCGCGGAAGGCATGGCGGCGCTCGATCGCATCATCCCGGCAGAGCTTTCGGCCGAGCGAACGAAGGAAATTCAGGACATGGCGCAAACTGTGTTTCAGTTGTTCGAGTGTGCCGGCGTGGCCCGCATCGACTTCATGATTGATGAGGCCACCGACGCGCTCTACTTCAACGAGATCAACACCATTCCGGGCTCCTTCTCGTTTTACTTGTGGGAGCCCTCGGGCGTGCCGTTTGATGAGCTGGTGCATCGCATGATCGAGATTGCGCAGCGGCGGCACCGCGAGCGCAACGGACGGGTGCGCACGTACGATGTCAACCTGCTGGCTGCGCGCGACCTCGGGGGGCTCAAGGGATCAAAGACGCAACGCGAATAA